TCTCCAGAAAGGGAGCCCAGCTATGTTCAGGGACAAAGTCTGCAAGAGATTTCATCTCAGACACTTGTGGCTGCAGTTTGACACTATGCAGTcttaagagaaattaagtgaagctAGGATCAGTTTGGCGGGATGGGCTAGATCCTGGCCATAGGTTAGGCATTTTCAGGCTTTTCCAATGttactgactgactgcttgatgTTAAGCAGTGAAAACTGTGTCAACAGGTATATTTTGCCAGTTGGTGCCTTCAAATGCTTGTGGGAGCTGAATCCTGGAATTCTTTAGCATCAAGGACCTGGCATTCctgcaaatttaacatgtctccTCCCATAAAACAAATACTTTTCCCAAAGAATCACCATGAAAATCATTATTCACCACAGTTCTGTCCAAGTAATGATGCTTGCTGCATGGAACTAGAAGTATTGTCTTGTGCCACTTAAAAGAATGAAATCCTCActctccccttttaaactgttTTGCAGGGTTTGGAGAACATTGATTAAGAAACCAGCCTCCTGAGTTCTGCACAACCACATGTTTGTCCAAAGTCAACCCAGTGCATTGTACAGTACTccttaaataaaaacaaaaccacagaCCTAGAcaagtcttttttttccctccccacttttcAATCCTTAAATACCATAGGGAGAATCCACTAAGTAGAGCACTGAGTGTAGCTAGAAAACTGAGAAGAATTAGGGAGTCATTTCCAAGATGAAATCACAGGTAAAAATCAAGGTGTCTTGAAAAGTGTTCGGAGAAGCTACAACAAAACTAATCCTGATTTGATTACTCTTCTAAAGAAGCTGTACCACTCATCACATTATAATTCAAATTACCTTGTGAGAGCTACAAGTAAAAACACGGTCAAACTCATTTCCCTGCAACCTTATTAAAAATGAGGGATTATTTCTAGGGGGGAAAATGAGAAGTGGAGTGATGATTATTTCAAGATCTAAAATACTACCTTTGTCGGTCACTTTAGTGTTTTCCTTTAAGAACATCATATTTGTAAGCAGGGGAGACGTGGATGGTTCACAGCACATAAATTCCTTGAAAATAAGGGTCTTTATATTCTGAACAGTGCGTCTGATTCTATGGGCCCTTTATATTTGAAGGTAATGCTAGCGGTGGCAGGATCTTCTGGAACAATATGGTTGAATACCTAGCCGACTGGATTCTTACATGTTAATAATTCTTCTGGAGTAAAGCAGCAGTAGGTACCACTTCATTCATATAACTCATTGTGACAACTAAATGTCACTGAAAGTAGGCAAATGAAATTATCCAATGTACAGGTAGAACTGTAAAGACAGTGACCCTCCAGCTGAACATCTTGGCACCACAAGTGGCATCAGGATCTATAAAAAAGAAAATGTGATGAATCAGAGTTTCAGGAAGTCTCTTCTCACCCACCCACAAGCCATTTTCAAAGGCAGCTCGATCCATCTGAGGTGAAGCCTTAGGCCTAATTTAGTGAAATATTtcctcactgcaggcagggcaaCTCCGCTGGGTCTCATCCAAAATACTGCTTGCTCCCCTGTGGTCTCATTATCCTTTCTGTGACTCTGAATCGTTGTGAGGTCAAAGATCCAGTACCATTCAAGAGAAGCTTGAGCAGGACAGGAAAAGCTTTAAGAGGGTGTTGAGCAGAGTGGGTTCTCCCTTCTAGATCTCCATGGAACTGGAGTTTTGGACAAAAATGTGGGGCATTGGGGAAGGGTCTAATTGGTGCAGACCTTGCCTGTAGAGTAGATGGGTAGGGGTCATGAGTATAtaagacttggaaaaaaaaacccatgatCATACAGTCCTCAGCTTCTGAGTGTTGTGGGAGCTAATAGGTAAAATGGGAGTAATATAATGACTTTTAAATGGGCAATGGTAGTtggagaataaataaatgattgccACAGGTTCCTTGGACCTACCAGTGGCTGAACTGGCCTTGGTTCCTACACCTCCACACCTGCATCTGGCTCCTCTCCCGCTAGGCTGGCTTTGCCTCTAAAGGGGCCTAGTTTAAGTGAATAAAAGCATGGACTTATCCCCGCACAgcttttaaaaacaatttttatggtacttagtaCTTAtggtacttagtacttagtacaaacagtaagaactcaataaatgccattgataatatgtgccaggtactgtactaagtgcctggagtagatataagagaatcaggttggacacacttcatgtcccacatggggtgctcagtcttcatccccattttacagatgaggtaactaactgaagcacagagaagtgacttacccaaggtcacactgctgcagccaagtggcagaacctagattagaacctaggtcctctgactcccaggcctatgctttttgcACTAGGTCACGGTATTCTAACGGCTGACTAAAATCAATATGTATTCACTAATATGCTTCCTTTCTGAACCATCTCTTGGGaggctgtttctgtggaaaaGGCCATACATATCTGCTGTGAATTTAGTTTGACTCAAGCCTTTTATCTTTGAGTTAGTCTGGGAGGTTTTGAAGTAAATAATTATGTTGGCTACTATCCTGCTGCTACCTTAAAACATTTTCACTATATTCGCCCAACACTTGTTAAAAAACTAAACGGAACATGTATATCCCCGCTGAATTTCTTGCAGCTGCCTCAGCTTCAATGGGAATGAAATGTCTTCTGGGCTCAACAGATGCCGATaatgataaatacaatcaatcaatggtatttattgagtgcttactatgtgcagagcactgtactaaggtgagaGTTCCCACCAGTTAGGTACAAGTGATGGGATATTGGGTCACACTATTTGAGGATTTCAATTTGCCCTtggagaaccaatcaatcagtggtatttattgagtgctcactgtgtacagaccactgtactcttagttaaacacaacagagttggaagacaccttccctacccacaacaagtttacagtctagaccaatCCATAGGAAGCCTTTATTATATGTTTTCCTATACGCCCAAAAGAGGAAAGTGATCTCTTTAGACTGAAACACCATTTTGTTTTTCCCTTGGTAATGACTGGGTTAGGACCGGTGGAAACTGGGagccctcccttctctgccctcatTGGCAAGATGAGGAAAAAGTAAGTTACGGATTGGATGATATACACACCTTTTGGAAGGTATCTGGATTTTATCCTGAGCCAGTAGATGGAACGTCTCTGGGCCACAGTCGCCCTAAATAACAAAAATATAAGTTAAGACTTGCTCGGAACAGTAATTGTCTCTCCATCCAGAATTAAATGTTACCTGGATCAGGTTATTCCAACCTCAGCGAAACAGGAGTTTTCCCCACAGTCCTTTAAAGGGTTAAAGGGTGAATAAATACATTGGCCTCTGTgacagaaggtcctaggttctgaGTGACCCTGACAAGCACAGACCCATTTCCTTTGGGTGATGGATCAATGATTTGGAAGCATCCAACACTGATTGCCAATTAAGCCTTGGTTACAGAGGGAGCATAAATGAAAACAGAAGTGAATCCGGCCTGCTGCCTCTTCCTTTACCACAGTCAACCtggtgagcagagctctgtacttgggTTTATTCTAAGGATGGCAGTTGGTGCTAATGTAAATGTGTTTGGTTCTCTCTGGCTCTGGGACACTACTTCCTTATTTGAGAACTCCAAGTCACGCAAGACTGCACTGTGTAAGCCTGCATGCCCAGACCGGGCTCCAATAAAAACTGAAAATGCAATCCACAGCCCCAGTGCTGTCCTGCAGCCACTGCCAGCCCCCAGATAGCTCACTGTTAGTGCCTGAAGAGGACAGATGGCAATTTTGCAGAGCTGACATATTCAGTGGGGCTATCTGGCAAGGCTGAATTCTGCAAATTGCCACCCAGGATTTCCAAGTGCTTTACAAGCATATTCCTGCCTGCCTTCTTTCCGTTTGGCAGAGGGGAAAACTAAATCCAAGGAGGTAAAAGGACATCCACCCCCAGAGGCGTCAGGGCGAGGAATAAGAATCAGGGCTGTGAATTCTGTCCCTTACCTTAACCATAAGGACACATTTCCTTTTCAACAGAATACTTTTGTTAATTGGattcattgggcgcttactgtgtgtggaacactgtactagctgcttgggagagtataatataacagagttggtgggcacgttccctgactacaacaaacgtacagtctagagaagacctCTACCACACCTCTCCACAATATCGTTTCCCTTTGGAACAAAATGACTGAAGCtcaaaaactattttttttttaagtgatggaAATCTCTGAGACACCAGGACTTCCAACCCTGAGGAACATATGGAAAAGTAGCTGATTTTCTAGCTAGAAGGAATCTTTGGTTAGTGGGCTACAGTAGGAGAAATAGAGCTCATTTCCTTAAGAAAGTGTCCAGTCTACCACCATAACTCTGGGGTTACCTCTCTCTGACCCACATAATaaacgttcaacaaataccactgattgattttcctggTTGAAGCTCAGGAATCTATTTCTTCCACAGTTTGGTGGCTGGAGAGACCTCCATTTAGCTATTGGGACATTCATATTCCTGGGGCCAGCCCTGACTCACATGTGACCAGTCAGTCCTTTCAACAGTGGtctttagcgagtgcttactctgtactaagcgcttgggaaaatcattGAAGGTGAAGAGCACAATGAAGAGACCTGTTTTACCCTATTTAAAGGAAAGCAACCCCTCTGAAGAAGACACTTACACAAATGTCACGTTGGCCGGGCACTCGGATCCAGTGTATAACCAGGAATAGGTTGTGGAGGAGGTTTTGAGCTCCGTGTTGGAATGAGTTATTGCGCCGTGggaattttcagagcactgtatataaATGCAAAGAAATCCTGAGAGATAACCAATCACCTTGGGTTCTCGAAAAAGAGGGGACAGAATCATCTGAATAAAGGCTTCGGTGTttgtgaggagcagcatgccctagtggatagagcatgggactgggagccagaagaacctgggttctaatcccagctctgccacttgtctgctttatgaccttgagtaaatcacttgacttctctgtgcctccgttatctcacctgtaaaatggagatttagagtgtgagctccatgtgtgatatggactgtggccaacctgattagcttatatctaccacagcgcttagtacagtgtctggctcatagtaagtacttaactattaTTGAAAGAGACAAACCAAAAACTTCAGGGTGTGAGTGAACATCACGTGTGACAGAACATCACCTCTGCTTCTAGGACTTGCCACAGACGTGAAATTGTGGAACAAATGATCACCACTAGAAACCATCCTGCTGACTGAAAGACCTAATACTAAGCAAATGGTTTTCTTGAAAAAATGAAAGATGGGGTGGTTAGGTGGCATCTGGCCTAAAAATCTTTTCAATCTCTCTTCTAGTTTCTGATGCGATTTCCAGAACATCAGAAACCACCAGATAAGCCATTATGGAGGAGAGTTGCCTGATATGATTATCTGATTTTTCAAtccagcactttactgagcatttactctatgcacagcactgtactgtggcAAGGAGCGGgtacaactgagttagtagacatgatccttgcctgcaAAGAGTTAcactttttctttcccatttaaaTGGATATGGGGATTAGCTATGATactcattgagcatttacaagATAAgtttttggggtagatacaagataaccaagtcaaGCTGTCCCTctttcacctggggctcatagtctaagaagtatGGGgaggaggtattttatccccattttggagatgaggaaacagagacccagagagggtaagtgacttgcccaaagacacacagcaggtcgaggcagagctgggtctggAACCTGGGTCACCTGAATCCTAATCCCATGCTCTTCTATTTAGCCTTGCTACCAAGATAAGTGTTTGTGCTAATCAGTGCTCATGTCTGGAAAGTCTCAAACGCACATGTATGACATTACCTGTGGGCCTAAAGAGGTTTATATAGGATGGAGAATGGCAACACATCAGCTGTGCAGGTAGCCTTATGGCATTCTCTCCCGGACCTGTCCCCCATGATCTCAAACTTGGCTGGAGATAAGAAAAGCACATTCCCTTGGCAACTATCTTGGACGATCTTGGTATTTGCCTGCCTTGAAACAGGCAGTTAAAGCACATGACCCTTTGGGGTTTCAAATTGTCAATATCACTGCAATGAATTTGTTCTTCCTTCTTGGCCCAGTTATTCCTCTGAGGAAGAGAGACCAAAACAGCCCCCACATTGCCCCCCACTGCTGGCCAGCTTACCTCTAGAAACCTGGTGCCTGGGGGCGGGTCTTGCCAGGTGCCCAGGGCAGTAGAGGAGTTTTCTGCTTGTGCCAGCAACAGCAATCCCTTGTACCAAGGACCCACGATCTTAACTGCAATTGATGACTTCAATTTATTACTGGGAGAAATCTTAATCTCCCTCGCTCTACAGtcattccttccccaccccaggaccTTAGGAATCAGGGTGTCGGTCCAATCCGCGGGACTTGGCAGCAGCTGCCGAGACAGGCTGCGGTACGGCAGCACTGGACATAAAAGGGTCCGCTGCCATAGCCTTAGTGGAAAGGAGCCGGACTGGCTGAAAATTGGATTTACCGACTCCAGGTTGGTCCTGGAAATCCTGGACCTGTGGACCCAGGTTCTGGAGGCTGGCTCCATCCCCCTCCATTGCCACTTCCTCTCTTAcgacccttccccttccctataTGGATATGTACCCATGGCCCTCCACGATCCCTCCAGTGGCTGAGATGTGTGTCTAGCTCAGTTAGCCATTTATTTTTCCTGAATTTTTTCAGGAGATGGATCTGTCACCAAAGCACCTAAGGGAGCAGAAGGGCAGACCCTGACTTTCTGGGATTACCCCACCTAAAGTGGGAGGCCTGATCACCTTCTTTTTTTACATGATCCTCCCGGTGAGTGTTCACACACAACCTACTTCTAGACAGATCCTCAAAGCACACTTTtctaagaaaccttccctaatgcCTTCTCCCTCCGTCTCTTAGAGATCGGGTGGGGATGGGTGATGCCCGGCCCCCGTTTTCAGGTGGGGAAGACAAGGCACAGGGCAtggcaagtgatttgccccaagtgaTCCAACCATTGAGGAATAACAGAGGTGGGAATAGGGACCCATATATCCTGACTCCTTGCCTAAAAGCCCTAACATACTGTCCCCTACTGCTTCCCTCAGAAATCCCCTCAAGGAAAGGGTCAGGCTCACCATGGATGGACTTCCCCGGCGTGTAGAAGGTCTCCAGGAACTCGATCCGGAAGGGGGACGGAGTGGACTGGGGCAGCGTATTGTTATGCACTGGCTGCATATCTTCACAGGTAGACAGGGGTGCCCCGGTGCCCAAGGCAGCGGCCCGGGGGACAATCCAGGTTCCCAGGGCCGTCCAGACCAAGAAACGCCAGGAGCCCCCAAGAACCATggctggaggaagatgaggaggagggggagaaggcggcTGGGAATGCGCTCACCTGTCCAGGGGCAGATGCTGAGTGAGACTTTCTTCTTGGGTTCATATATCTCTCTACtgtaagaaggagggagctggCCGGCAACCAAATCAACtggctcctcctttttctcctcttccctccccagtacACAGGCGGCGAGCTGCGTTGGGGGCCTTGGGGTGCACCTTTGAATAAGACTTTCCCACAGGGAGCACTTCCTCCAGGCAGCTCGAAGGGCTAGTCAGCAGTGAGTTTCCCTTGGATGAAGGAAAAGCAAACAATGAATTAAGAAAATTGCCCAGGGCGGGATGGAGAGCAAAAAATTCTCTTTCTCTAAGCTAACGTGAGGCTTCAAAATATTTGCCTCGTCAGTAGCTGGTGGGAGATCTTTCAACACAATGTAAAACATCCCCCTTGCCACTTCCTTTCTTAATTTGAAGCTCATTCAGGACTCCATCTCCTAAATCACTCCAACTACTCCTCCTAGTCTGACTCCTCTCCCCTACCTGATTTATCCCTTAATTCTCCAGCCTCCCAACTGTCTCACATTCCTTTCCAATCCTTCGCTCCTCCCAGTCAACTAGGGAGTTATGCTATTTATGAAAGTTTTTATTCTGTGTAAAACCAGTGTGACAAGAGCTGATTGGATACTGTCCCTCTCCCAACTGGGACTCTCAAACTGTTGGGGGGAAgcaactctttgaggacagggactgtgtatatactaaactctattggactctctcaaacacttaatacagtgctctgcccagagtaagtgctcaaaaaatacaactgattgatcagatcccttttttgcagatgaggaaaccgaggaacaaagaagttaagtgacctgtcccagCCCATGTGgcagaccagcagcagagccagagcccatgctcttttcaccaggacCCACTGCCGGGAGGGAAGATTACTTCTCAATTACACTTAGAGGTGAGCTTTCGACATCTGGCTGAAGACACTCTCAAGTCTCAGGACTCTGATCCTGGGCTTCTctcactc
This window of the Ornithorhynchus anatinus isolate Pmale09 chromosome 6, mOrnAna1.pri.v4, whole genome shotgun sequence genome carries:
- the LOC103170659 gene encoding putative defense protein Hdd11 gives rise to the protein MVLGGSWRFLVWTALGTWIVPRAAALGTGAPLSTCEDMQPVHNNTLPQSTPSPFRIEFLETFYTPGKSIHVKIVGPWYKGLLLLAQAENSSTALGTWQDPPPGTRFLECSENSHGAITHSNTELKTSSTTYSWLYTGSECPANVTFVATVAQRRSIYWLRIKSRYLPKDPDATCGAKMFSWRVTVFTVLPVHWIISFAYFQ